Genomic DNA from Engystomops pustulosus unplaced genomic scaffold, aEngPut4.maternal MAT_SCAFFOLD_129, whole genome shotgun sequence:
TAGTTATGGGTGAGATCTTCTCCCTTACGACTGGGAGCTGGATCTGAGCAGTTATGGGTGAGATCTTCTCCTCCAACCACTGGGAGCTGCATCTGAGTAGTTACGAGTGAGATCTTCTCCTCTTACCACCAGAGGCTGGATCTGAGTAGTTGTGGGTGAGATCCTCTCCTCTGACCAATGGGAGCTGGATCTGAGTAGTTGTGGGTGAGATcttctcctctgaccactggcaGCTGGATATGAGTAGCTGTGGGTGAGATCTTCTTCTCTGACTACTGGCAGTTGTATCTAAGTAGTTGTGGGTGAGATCTTCTCCCTTACCACTGGGAGCTGGATCTGAGTAGTTATGGGTAAGATCTTCTCCTCGGACCATTGGGAGCTGGATCTAAGTAGTTATGGGTAAGAGCTTCTCCTCCAACCACTGGGAGCTGGATCTGAGTAGTTATGGATGAGATCTTCTTCTCCGACCACTGGGAGCTGGATCTGAGTAGTTACGGGCGAGATCTTCTCCTCTGACCACCGGGGCTTGGATCTGAGTAGTTTCGGGTGAAATCTTCTTCTCTGACCACAGGAGGATGGATCTGAATACTTACGGGTCAGATCTTCTCCTCTGACCACTTGCAGCTGGATCTGAGGAGTTATGGATGAGATCTTCTCCCTTACCACTGGGAGCTGGATATGAGTAGTTATGGGTGAGATCTTCTCCTCTGACCACAAAGAGCTGGATCTGAGTAGTAATGGGTGAGATCAtctcctctgaccactggcaGTTGTATCTGAGTAGTTGTGGGTGAGATCTTTTGCTCTGACCACTAGGAGCTGGATATGAGTACTTATGGGTGAGGTATTTTGCTCTGAGTGTTTATGGGGGAGATCTTTTCCTCTGATGGCGGAGAGCTGGATCTGAGTAGTTATAAGCAAGATCTTCTCCTCTGATCACGGGGGCTTGGATCCGAGTAGTTACGGGTGAAGTCTTCTTCTCTGACCACAGGGGGATGGATCTGAATACTTACGGGTCAGATCTTCTCCTCTGACTATTGGGTGCTGGATCTGAGTAGTTATAAGCAAGATCTTCTCCTCTGATCACGGGGGCTTGGATCCGAGTAGTTACGGGTGAAGTCTTCTTCTCTGACCACAGGGGGATGGATCTGAATACTTACGGGTCAGATCTTCTCCTCTGACTATTGGGTGCTGGATTTGAGTAGTTAGGAGTGAGATATTTTCCTCTTACCACTGGGAGCTGGATATGAGTAGTTATGGGTGAGATCTTCTCCTCTGACCACAATGAGCTGGATCTGAGTAGTTGTGGGTGAGATcttctcctctgaccactggcaGCTGGATATGAGTAGTTGTGGGTGAGATCTTCTTCTCTGACTACTGGGAGCTGGATATGAGTAGTTGTGGGTGAGATcttctcctctgaccactggcaGCTGGATATGAGTAGTTTGGGTGAGATCTTCTCCCTTACCACTTGGAGCTGGATCTGAGTAGTTGTGGATGAGATCTTCTTCTCTGACCACTGGCAGCTGGATCTGAGTAGTTATGGGCGAGATCTTCTCCCTTACCACTGGGAGCTGGATCTGAGTAGTTATGGGTGAGATCTTCTCTTCTGACCATTGGGAGATGGATCTGAGTAGTTATGGGTCAGATCTTCTCCCTTACCACTTGGAGCTGGATCTGAGTAGTTGTGGATGAGATcttctcctctgaccactggcaGCTGGATATGAGTAGTTGTGGTGAGATCTTCTTCTCTGACTACTGGGAGCTGGATATGAGTAGTTGTGGGTGAGATCTTCTGACCACCAGAGGCTGAGATCTTCTGACCACCAGCTGtctcctctgaccactggcaGCTGGATCTGAGTAGTTATGAGTGAGATCCTCTCCTTTGACCACTAGGAGCTGGTTCTGAGTAGTTATGGGTGAGATCTTTTCCTCTGATGGCTGAGAGCTAGATCTGAGTAGTTATGGGTAAGATCTTCTCTTCCAACCATCAGTGGCTGGATCTGAGCAGTTATAAGCAAGATCTTCTTCTTTGACCACGGAAGGAGGGATCTGAGTAGTTGCGGGCAAGATCTTCTCCTCTGATCACGGGGGCTTGGATCCGAGTAGTTACGGGTGAAGTCTTCTTCTCTGACCACAGGGGGATGGATCTGAATACTTACGGGTCAGATCTTCTCCTCTGACTATTGGGTGCTGGATCTGAGTAGTTAGGAGTGAGATATTTCCCTCTTACCACTGGGAGCTGGATATGAGTAGTTATGGGTGAGATCTTCTCCTCTGACCACAAGGAACTGGATCTGAGTAGTTATGGGTGAAATCTTCTCCTCTGACCACAAGGAACTGGATCTGAGGAGTTTGGATGAGATCTTCTCCCTTACCACTGGGAGCTGGATATGAGTAGTTATGGGTGAGATCTTCTCCTCCAACCACTGGGAGCTGGATATGAGTAGTTATGGGTGAGATCTTCTCTTCTGACCATTGGGAGATGGATCTGAGTAGTTATGGGTGAGATCTTCTCCCTTACCACTTGGAGCTGGATCTGAGTAGTTGTGGATGAGATCTTCTCCCCCAACCACTGGGAGCTGGATATGAGTAGTTATGGGTGAGATCTTCTCCTCTGATCACGGGGGCTTGGATCCGAGTAGTTACGGGTGAAGTCTTCTTCTCTGACCACAGGGGGATGGATCTGAATACTTACGGGTCAGATCTTCTCCTCTGACTATTGGGTGCTGGATCTGAGTAGTTAGGAGTGAGATATTTCCCTCTTACCACTGGGAGCTGGATATGAGTAGTTATGGGTGAGATCTTCTCCTCTGACCACAAGGAACTGGATCTGAGTAGTTATGGGTGAAATCTTCTCCTCTGACCACAAGGAACTGGATCTGAGGAGTTATGGATGAGATCTTCTCCCTTACCACTGGGAGCTGGATATGAGTAGTTATGGGTGAGATCTTCTCCTCCAACCACTGGGAGCTGGATCTGAGTAGTTGTGGGTCAGATCTTCTCCCTTACCACTTGGAGCTGGATCTGAGTAGTTGTGGATGAGATCTTCTTCTCTGACCACTGGCAGCTGGATCTGAGTAGTTATGGGTGAGATCTTCTTCCCTGACCACTGGGAGCTGGATCTGAGTAGTTATGGGTGAGATCTTCTTCCCTGACCACTGGGAGCTGGATCTGAGTAGTTATGGGTGAGATCTTCTCCCTTACCACTTGGAGCTGGATCTGAGTAGTTGTGGATGAGATCTTCTTCTCTGACCACTGGCAGCTGGATCTGAGTAGTTATGGGTGAGATCTTCTTCCCTGACCACTGGGAGCTGGATCTGAGTAGTTATGGGTGAGATCTTCTTCCCTGACCACTGGGAGCTGGATCTGAGTAGTTATGGGTGAGATCTTCTTCCCTGACCACTGGGAGCTGGATCTGAGTAGTTATGGTTGAGATCTTCTTCCCTGACCACTGGGAGCTGGATCTGAGTAGTTATGGGTGAGATCTTCTTCCCTGACCACTGGGAGCTGGATCTGAGTAGTTATGGGCGAGATCTTCTCTTCTGACCACTGGGGGCTCGATCTGAGTAGTTTTGGATGAGATGTTCTTCTCTAATCCTTGGGAGCTGGATCTGAGTAGTTATGGGCGAGATCTTCTCTGACCATTGGGAGCTGGATCTGATTAGTTGTGGATTAGATGTTCTTCTCTGATCCCCCTGGGGTCTGTGGCTGCTATATGAGGGCAGCATTAGGCACATCCATCTGCACCAACGGTTTTAGAGCAGAAGGGAGGACGAGACTTAGCCAGGTGGGAGGTTCCTATCATCgcccctcctcttcctgcttttGTCAGGTCACGCTGGAGGGGAAGGTTGACAGCTCAGGGTCACGCATGTCAGGAGCAGGAAGATGTCTCTATAGCCCCAAAGTGCAGCAAGTCTTCCACGTGCACCCCGTGTCCCATCTCCCGTGACCCCACATAGACAATGTGGACATCCCATATAAAGAGAACGTTCCAGAGAATTCACAACTTTACTTATAAAATTGTCATTTTAGCTTAAACACAACGGTATAAAGACTCCTTTATTGTGAGACCCCCTACCCCTCGTCCTGTGCCCGCTCCTCACTTTCCTGGAACCCTAGCTCCGCCTCCTCTAGGATTCAGGTTTGAATGTTCAGGATTTCGCAGCTGGAGTACTAGAGATGTTCCCTCAATGGTCCGGCCCTGGGGGGAGAGGAGATCCAATGGTCAGTCACCACGGTCAGGGTCTGGGAAGCGGGGGGGTTTGTTAGTTTAGGCGGCAGGCACAGTGTGGGGCAGGTGGCAtgcacagtgtggggcaggtGGCAGGCACAGTGTGGGGCAGGCGGCAGGCACAGTGTGGGGCAGGCGGCAGGCACAGAGTGGGGCAGGCGGCAGGCACAGTGTGGGGCAGGCGGCAGGCACAGAGTGGGGCAGGCGGCAGGCACAGAGTGGGGCAGGCGGCAGGCACAGAGTGGGGCAGGCGGCAGGCACAGCGTGGGGCAGGCGGCAGGCACAGCGTGGGGCAGGCGGCAGGCACAGCGTGGGGCAGGCGGCAGGCACAGCGTGGGGCAGGCGGCAGGCACAGCGTGGGGCAGGCGGCAGGCACAGCGTGGGGCAGGCGGCAGGCACAGCGTGGGGCAGGCGGCAGGCACAGCGTGGGGCAGGCGGCAGGCACAGCGTGGGGCAGGCGGCAGGCACAGCGTGGGGCAGGAGGCAGGCACAGCGTGGGGCAGGAGGCAGGCACAGCGTGGGGCAGGAGGCAGGCACAGCGTGGGGCAGGAGGCAGGCACAGCGTGGGGCAGGAGGCAGGCACAGCGTGGGGCAGGAGGCAGGCACAGCGTGGGGCAGGAGGCAGGCACAGCGTGGGGCAGGAGGCAGGAACAGCGTGGGGCAGGAGGCAGGAACAGCGTGGGGCAGGCGGCAGGCACAGCGTGGGGCAGGCGGCAGGCACAGCGTGGGGCAGGCGGCAGGCACAGCGTGGGGCAGGCGGCAGGCACAGCGTGGGGCAGGCACAGCGTGGGGCAGGCACAGCGTGGGGCAGGCACAGCGTGGGGCAGGCACAGCGTGGGGCAGGCGGCAGGCACAGCGTGGGGCAGGCGGCAGGCACAGCGTGGGGCAGGCGGCAGGCACAGCGTGGGGCAGGCGGCAGGCACAGCGTGGGGCAGGCGGCAGGCACAGCGTGGGGCAGGCGGCAGGCACAGCGTGGGGCAGGCGGCAGGCACAGCGTGGGGCAGGCACAGCGTGGGGCAGGCGGCAGGCACAGCGTGGGGCAGGCGGCAGGCACAGCGTGGGGCAGGCGGCAGGCACAGCGTGGGGCAGGCGGCAGGCACAGCGTGGGGCAGGCGGCAGGCACAGCGTGGGGCAGGCGGCAGGCACAGCGTGGGGCAGGCGGCAGGCACAGCGTGGGGCAGGCGGCAGGAACAGCGTGGGGCAGGCGGCAGGAACAGCGTGGGGCAGGCAGAAGGCATAGTGTGGGGCAGGCGGCAGGAACAGCGTGGGGCAGGCGGAAGGCATAGTGTGGGGCAGGAAGCAGGCACAGCGTGGGGCAGGCACAGCGTGGGGCAGGCGGCAGGAACAGCGTGGGGCAGGCGGCAGGCACAGCGTGGGGCAGGCGGCCCCGTTACCTGTAGGGCCCGGAAGGCGGACTCGGCTGAGCCTTTATTGGTGAAGTTTATGAAGGCGCAGGTCCTGCTGTACAGAATACGGAGGGAATGAATGGCCCCAAACCTGCGAGAGGAGAGAAGACTCAGCAGCTGCATCGCGGAcgtcctgacccctgaccccctGCACCGTCACTTACACTGCAAACCTCGACCTCAGGACATCCTCCGTAATGCGGCTGGTGATGTTCCCGACCCAGATGGGGTACAATGTGCTGCAGAGAGCAGGagaccatcagacactatgagCGGAGCCTCCTCACGCCCCCCCCTAACACTGTAACCTACCTGCTGCCAGGCCGTGGATGAGCAGCCGgcacactagggggcgctgtccgGGCCGCAGGTAGTCCTCCATTAGACCTTGTATAAACCACACTACGAaacactgtattattattatttcctagagaacctgcagcagagagagACACGGTGAGCTCTGCCCACCCACCACCATGGCTCCCCCTGCTGCTCAGCACTTACCTGCCGGAACTGGCTGCAGGTTCAAGGGGGCTGGAAGGTTTTCCCTGGTGGAAATCTTCAGCTCCTACATGAGACATGATCGGGGGGTTCAATATAAAGAGTTGTCGGGGGTGAATGATGAGAAGGGAGGGGtgtgtgatggggggaggggtgagcgatggggggaggggtgagcgatggggggagggggagcgatggggggagggggagcgatGGGGGGGTCTCACCTGTAGCTTGCGCTGACAGTCGGCGACCTCCTGTGCCGCCTCCACCCGGttcaggtcacatgacaatgctCGCTGGAAGGCTGAAATGGCTTCAGAATATCTCTGAGAATAAACCTGGTGTCAATTGTGTGTCGCCCCCTGCAGGGAGGAGGCTGCACATCAGGAGACTCCGCATTTACCTTCAGTCCCTTCAGAGCCTTTCCTTTCCGGAAATATCCCTTTATAAAGTTTGGCTGCAGCTCCAGCGACCTCTCAGCGTCCGCCAGCGCCTCCTTATAGAGAGCCAAGCGCTCATAGCTGTACGAGCGATTACCCAGAAACCTGtgcggaggaggaggggacatcaGGGACATGCTCCATACACCCCACAAGCTGCGGTTACAGTCTATGGAAGCCCAACCACTGCCTGGACAAGGACCCCCCCCTCCACAGGTGCCGGACTCACCTGTATTcaccagggtttaacccaataGCTTCAGAATAATAATGTAAGGCCTCGCTGTAGCGCCCCTTGTTGGCCAAATTATTCCCAACATCTGTAGGGGGACAAGAGCATTAGAAAGGTGGACGGGGAGGGTGAGAGACACCAGGACACGGGGAGGGTGGGAGACACCGGGAGGgtgggagacaccgggacacggGGAGGgtgggagacaccgggacacggGGAGGGGCAGCAGATGAGGCTTACTTGCTAAATCCATactctcctgtatcttatactgGTCCACCAGACGCCCCTGCAAGAGTGAAGAAAAATCAGACAAAAGGAGGAGGCGAGAGGCCCGGGGGCACGAGGGGGAGGCGAGAGGCTGGGGGCACGAGGGGGAAGAGAGATGCCGGGGGCACGAGGGGGAAGAGAGAGGCCGGGGGCACGAGGGGGAAGAGAGAGGCTGGGGGCACGAGGGGGAAGAGAGAGGCCGGGACACGGGGAGGGTGGGAGACACCCCTGCAAGAGTGAAGAAAAATCAGACAAAAAGGAGGAGGAAGCGAGAGGCCGGGGGCACGAGGGGGAAGAGAGAGGCTGGGGGCACGAGGGGGAAGAGAGAGGCTGGGGGCACGAGGGGGAAGAGAGAGGCCGGGACACGGGGAGGGTGGGAGACACCCCTGCAAGAGTGAAGAAAAATCAGACAAAAAGGAGGAGGAAGCGAGAGGCCAGGGGCAcaaagggggaggagagaggccgggggcacgaggggggaggagagaggccgggggcACGAGCGAAAGGCCAGAGGCCGGGGGCACCAGGGGGTAGAGGGAGTAGAGGGGGACGGTATAAGAGGAGCATTCTCCTTacattcctctgtgctgttggGCCGGCCTCCATCCTCTCCGGTTTAGGCTCTGCTTTCTCACACAGAGTATCCTGAGACACGTCTCGCCCTCTCTCACATGACGCCTCCTTGCTGCGCTCCCTCCTTTCTGGCTTTGGTTTGTTCTCCATCTTTTTTTGCGCCTGACGGACAAAGGAGCTTCCGAGGTCGAGGTCATCCTGAACGGCGGAGCCGGGGTTAGGCAGAGCGTTGGAGACGGGACAGTCACAAGAGTCGTGCGGACACTTACCTCATTCACTAGCTCGCTGTTATCATCTTGTCCTATATCCTGAGCAGGCGACTCACCAGCTCCTGGAGCATCTCCCGGGGCCTGATAAACCATGAGGTAGACGGTCATCCTCACCCACCACCGCTGACCCCAGCAGGAGATACCGGCTACTCAGAACCCAATGACACCTCACTCACCCGGTTCTCCCCcaccggctcctccacctccttctgccGCTGATGCCGTCTACGATCCTTCTGTCTCTGTACACACAAAGATAAATGAAGGAGAATGATCCAGTCATAAACCCAAAAGCCAAAATAACAGAGGTCAGGGAGAGGGCACCGGAGCGTGATCACAGAGgtcagggagagggcacaggagcgTAATAACAGAGGTCAGGGCCAGGGCACAGGAGCGTAATAACAGAGGGCAGAGCGAGGGCATAGGAGCTTAATAACAGAGGTCAGGGCGAGGGCACAGGAGCGTAATAACAGAGGTCAGGGAGAGGGCACCAGAGTGTAATAACAGAGGTCAGGGCGAGGGCACAGGAGCTTAATAACAGAGGTCAGGGAGAGGGCAACGGAGCGTAATAACAGAGGTCAGGGAGAGGGCACCGGAGCGTAATAACAGAGGTCAGGGAGAGGGCACCAGAGTGTAATAACAGAGGTCAGGGCGAGTGACACCTTCTTTTTTAGTCTCTTTTTATCAGCtttctccttctccctcttctcctcctgtagAAGTTCTTCAGCATTCTTATCTGCCTGCTGTAAGGAGACACAAGGGGTATATATAGTAAGCTGGAGCACCCGGTAGCCGATCCCTACATCATCATCTGTCCACCAGCAGCTCCCAACAGACACACACACCTCCAACCGTcccatacacacacgcacacctcCAAccgtcccatacacacacacacacctccaaccctcccatacatacatacacaaacacctcCAACCctcccatacatacatacacacacacctccaaccctcccatacatacatacacacacacctccaaccctcccatacatacatacacacacacctccaaccctcccatacatacacacacacctccaaccctcccatacatacatacacacacacctccaaccctcccatacatacacacacacctccaaccctcccatacatacacacacacctgcaaccctcccatacatacacacacacctgcaaccctcccatacacacacacctccaaccatcccatacatacatacacacacacctgcaACCCtctcatacagacacacacacctccaaccctcccatacagacatacacacacacatacaaccctcccatacacacacacctccaaccgtcccatacacacacacacacctccaaccGTCCCATACACACACCTCCAACCGTCCCATACACACATACCTCCAAccgtcccatacacacacacctccaaccgtcccatacacacacacctccaacagtcccatacacacacacctccaacagtcccatacacacacacctccaaCAGTCCCATACACACACCCACCTCCAACAGTCTCATGCACACACCCACCTCCAACAGTCTCATGCACACACCCACCTCCAACCTCCCATACAGACACACCTCCAACCGTCCGATATAGACACACACGCCTTCAACCGTcccatacagacacacacacacctccaaccgtcccatacagacacacacacacctccaaccgtcccatacagacacacacacacctccaaccatcccatacacacacacacctccaaccatcccatacacacacatctccaACCGTCCCATACATACACATCTCCAACCGTCCCATACAGACACACATCTCCAACCGTCCCATACAGACACAAACCTCCAACtgtcccatacacacacatacacctccaaacgtcccatacacacacacacacacacacacacctccaaccatcccatacacacacacacctccaaccatcccatacacacacacacatctccaaccgtcccatacacacacacacctccaaccatcccatacacacacacatctccaaCCGTCCTATAGAGACACACACCTCCAACGGTCCCATAGAGACACACACCTCCAActgtcccatacacacacactcctCCAACCGTCCCATAGAGACACACACCTCCAACCGTCCCATAGAGACACACACCTCCAACCGTCCCATAGAGACACACACCTCCAACCGTCCCATAGAGACACACACCTCCAACCGTCCCATAGAGACACACACCTCCAACCGTCCCATAGACACACACCTCCAACCGTCCCATAGAGACACACACCTCCAACtgtcccatacacacacatacacctccaaccgtcccatacacacacacctccaaccatcccatacacacacacacatctccaaccgtcccatacacacacacacctccaaccatcccatacacacacacatctccaaCCGTCCTATAGAGACACACACCTCCAACGGTCCCATAGACACACACCTCCAACCGTCCCATAGAGACACACACCTCCAACTGTCCCATACACACACTCCTCCAAccgtcccatacacacacacacctccaaccGTCCCATAGAGACACACACCTCCAActgtcccatacacacacactcctCCAAccgtcccatacacacacactcctCCAAccgtcccatacacacacacacacacctccaaccGTCCCATAGAGACACACTCCTCCAAccgtcccatacacacacactcctCCAAccgtcccatacacacacacacacacctccaaccGTCCCATAGAGACACACACCTCCAActgtcccatacacacacactcctCCAACCGTCCCAGGCACCATCCAACCCCAGCACTGACCTGAGGCACTAACACCCTGATCCCAATGTTGTCGCTCGCACATTCACCACTGGACCCCAACCCTCACCATATGAGCCTGCCCTCTCACCTCTCTTGTTATATAATTTGAGGTATGTAGATTATAGTCCTGAGGGTGAAGGAAGGATGGGCGCAGGCCACAGTATGTCCCTGGTTGTGTAACTCTGTCCCAGAATCCACAATACTCATcgtcttcatcatcatcattataatAAGAATATTCATCAGGATAACTTTCATCCGAATCTACGGGAAAACCAGAGAGATCAATGACGGCTCCGCCCACCAGAGGGCAACTGGAGGATAAAAGCAAAAGATCAGATCCAGGGAGAGAAAGCAGTCTGTGTACCTGGAGTGcaagactataaaaattgtagattcgcaCTGAAGGCAACAAAACTCTGacttatcacatgtggaattatagagCAAACCCCGGAgaatctcttatactccaggtccttgtgctgtgatcactgctctgcacagtctcttatactccaggtccttgtgctgtggtcactgctccgcacagtctcttatactccaggtccttgtgctgtggtcactgctccgcacagtctcttatactccaggtccttgtgctgtggtcactgctccgcacagtctcttatactccaggtccttgtgctgtggtcactgctccgcacagtctcttatactccaggtccttgtgctgtggtcactgctccacacagtctcttatactccaggtccttgtgctgtggtcactgctccgcacagtctcttatactccagtaaatagataagtagaaaaaaaaacaccgcACGCAGGACTCTCAAACTACCCAGATCCCGACAAAGTAAGTCTCATCTACACTAAATTGCACACCAACCAGATTGATTACCCATACCCTACACCTTATACCCTACAGGTACGGACCAACACTCTCCCATCCACAGAACTAACACAGCGATATTAATTATCGCCAAAAACTACTAGGGTAAGCCCTAATTCTATTTCGCCCTATTTACAACCCACAGCAATATGAACTATAAGGTGTCATTTATCTCCCCCATACATATAGAAATAACACCATCCCAGGGAAGAATCGGTGTCCCTTACCACCAGCACAGGAGAGACTGAGGCTATACGGGTCAGGTAATATATCCTTTCTATTTCACCCCAGACTTCTTTCCAGCTTCACTTTTATATTGGGTATCATGTGTCATACATCACGCTATTACTAGAACCTCTTTAATAATGAACTATCTACCATCATGTTTCTATATGTTATAGATTTATATACTCATCTAACTTGAAAAATGGCTAACTACCGTGTCCATATTTCTCAAAACGTTGTATATTTgaattgtttttatacatttaccttTTATCTTGTGTGTCTTATATATGATTTTTATACATGAattggaaaaagttttttttaattaacttttaagcatccatttatatatatatatacggaccTAAAGAAGGGAGCGGTACGCTCCAGAAACGCGTCGTCCTTGTATGCATCTGAATAAAAGCCTTGTCAACACTGAGAAGCGCGGCTATTGGTCCTGTTTTTTATCCtacatcttatactccaggtccttgtgctgtggtcactgctccgcacagtctcttatactccaggtccttgtgctgtggtcactgctctgcacagtctcttatattccagctccttgtgctgtggtcactgctctgcacattctcttatactccaggtccttgtgctgtgatcactgctctgcacagtctcttatactccaggtccttgtgctttgGTTACTGCTccacacagtctcttatactcccgctccttgtgctgtggtcactgctccacacagtctcttatactcccgctccttgtgctgtggtcactgctccacacagtctcttatactcccgctccttgtgctgtggtcgctgctccgcacagtctcttatactccaggtccttgtgctgtggtcactgctccgcacagtctcttatactcccgctccttgtgctgtggtcgctgctccgcacagtctcttatactccaggtccttgtgctgtggtcgctgctccgcacagtctcttatactccaggttctTGTGCTGTGGTCGCTGCTccacacagtctcttatactccaggtccttgtgctgtggtcgctgctccgcacagtctcttatactccaggtccttgtgctgtggtcgctgctccgcacagtctcttatactccaggtccttgtgctgtggtcgctgctccgcacagtctcttatactccaggtccttgtgctgtggtcgctgctccgcacagtctcttatactccaggtccttgtgctgtggtcgctgctccgcacagtctcttatactccaggtccttgtgctgtggtcgctgct
This window encodes:
- the TTC31 gene encoding tetratricopeptide repeat protein 31 isoform X1 yields the protein MEEDSDESYPDEYSYYNDDDEDDEYCGFWDRVTQPGTYCGLRPSFLHPQDYNLHTSNYITREQADKNAEELLQEEKREKEKADKKRLKKKRQKDRRRHQRQKEVEEPVGENRAPGDAPGAGESPAQDIGQDDNSELVNEDDLDLGSSFVRQAQKKMENKPKPERRERSKEASCERGRDVSQDTLCEKAEPKPERMEAGPTAQRNGRLVDQYKIQESMDLANVGNNLANKGRYSEALHYYSEAIGLNPGEYRFLGNRSYSYERLALYKEALADAERSLELQPNFIKGYFRKGKALKGLKRYSEAISAFQRALSCDLNRVEAAQEVADCQRKLQELKISTRENLPAPLNLQPVPAGSLGNNNNTVFRSVVYTRSNGGLPAARTAPPSVPAAHPRPGSSTLYPIWVGNITSRITEDVLRSRFAVFGAIHSLRILYSRTCAFINFTNKGSAESAFRALQGRTIEGTSLVLQLRNPEHSNLNPRGGGARVPGK
- the TTC31 gene encoding tetratricopeptide repeat protein 31 isoform X2: MEEDSDESYPDEYSYYNDDDEDDEYCGFWDRVTQPGTYCGLRPSFLHPQDYNLHTSNYITREQADKNAEELLQEEKREKEKADKKRLKKKRQKDRRRHQRQKEVEEPVGENRAPGDAPGAGESPAQDIGQDDNSELVNEDDLDLGSSFVRQAQKKMENKPKPERRERSKEASCERGRDVSQDTLCEKAEPKPERMEAGPTAQRNGRLVDQYKIQESMDLANVGNNLANKGRYSEALHYYSEAIGLNPGEYRFLGNRSYSYERLALYKEALADAERSLELQPNFIKGYFRKGKALKGLKRYSEAISAFQRALSCDLNRVEAAQEVADCQRKLQELKISTRENLPAPLNLQPVPAVFRSVVYTRSNGGLPAARTAPPSVPAAHPRPGSSTLYPIWVGNITSRITEDVLRSRFAVFGAIHSLRILYSRTCAFINFTNKGSAESAFRALQGRTIEGTSLVLQLRNPEHSNLNPRGGGARVPGK